Below is a window of Arabidopsis thaliana chromosome 2, partial sequence DNA.
ATGGTAACCTTTATATTGTATTATCTCTTTTTGGTTTGCCTGATAATGTTGTTTCTTGATTGCTAAGTTAGGGTCTGAGAATCCAATTCAATCAGATGTTTCATTAGTAGCATTTCCTAACAACTACTAGTTCTTAGAATTGAGATCGTTGCTTAGTTCTTCTCTTGAATCCAAACACTAGTTCTAGTCTATTCATTTGTCGCATTTGCTACCAACTGCGTAGAGACAAAACCTCTGGTGTATGTATTCTTGGAAATCAATATTGTGATGATTTTAGATGAGAATAATCAGAAAAATGAGTTTGGTACACACTTTATAGATATATTCTTTGAATTCGATGACATAACTTGATACtgattttgttatgtttaggTAAAGAGTGTGGCTCGTGTTGTTGAAGGCGATGCTGGTAAAGTAATCTGCAAGGAAGCAGAGAAAGTGAAGCCTGCTGCTGTGATTGTAGGCACACGAGGCAGGAGCTTAGTAAGAAGGttggttataacttataatacaaaaacaaCTACTAGTTGTGTGATCTAtgtcttgtttttcttctcttttgccTTTCCTAAGTCGATGATTCTCTTTTGGATACTTGTGCAGCGTGCTACAGGGGAGCGTAAGCGAGTATTGTTTCCACAATTGCAAATCTGCTCCTGTCATAATCGTTCCTGGAAAAGGTACATTACTAATCAATCATGGTAAAACCGGAGTGATCATCACATTCATTTGTATATAACTAGAAACCTTTTGATTGTAATGCAGAAGCTGGAGACGAGTCGATCGTGGACTGGACACGCTCAGAAGATCCTAAACCCTGAAGAAAAAGTTCAAGTGTTGTTTCCACGAagactgttttgtttttcatctttctgTCGCTACTGTTGCAGTCTTTGTTTCTGTATGTCCCTAAAAATCTTagattgcttcttcttcgtctctctgtgtgtgtatgtgttttgatttgggtttttgtagtttcaaaatttctgtATAAAACCTTTGCTCAGGAATGAATGTATTGTATGCAATGGTGTGATGTGTTTCAGACTTTTCAGTAAACAAGCCTATAGCAGACACTATTTCTTTTACGCAGTTGATCGAACACTTGGTGTGCGTCTTGGTGAAATATAGAAAGATTAcagatttgtttgttgtttactaGAGAGGTTAGTCAACCATGGCGGAGTTTGGAGAGCTTGAAGCTCAAGATGGAGTAAGAATGCCATGGAACATCATCCCCGTCGCAACGAAAAAGGAACAATCAATCGATTCCGAAGTTCCAGTTTCCGCCATTTACACACCTCTGAAACCTCTTAGATCTCAATCCCTTCTCCTTCCTTACTCTCCTCTCCGTTGCCGGACTTGTCGCTCCGTTCTAAACCCTTACTCCGTCGTAGATTTCTCCGCTTGTAATTGGGGTTGTCCTTTCTGCTTCAATCGGAATCCTTTCCCGCTAAATTACTCTTCAGTCGCCGATAACAATCTCCCGCCGGAGCTTTTTCCTCATTCCACAACTGTTGAGTATCTCTGTGattccttctcttctccttctcctcctgtTTTCCTCTTCGTTGTTGATACTTGTTTGATCTCTGAAGAACTCGATTTCCTCAAATCATCTCTCTTCCAAGctcttgatcttcttcctGATACCTCCATCCTTGGTCTCATTACGTTTGATTCGTTAGTTCGTGTTTACGAGCTTGGATTCCCACACTGTACCAAATCTTACTTCTTCCATGGAAACAAAGACTGTACTAAAGATCAGCTTTTGGATCAGCTGAGTTTCTTCGTCAAGAATCCTAAACCTTCTTCAGGTGTCATTGCTGGTGCTAGAGATGGTCTCTCTTCCGACGACATTGCTCGGTTTCTGTTACCTGCCTCTGATTGCCACTTTACTCTTCACTCTGTTCTTGAGGAGCTGGGAAACAGTCCCTGGCCCGTTGCAGCTGATCACCGTCCTGCGAGATGCACTGGTGTTGCTCTCCGTATCGCTGCTAGTCTCTTAGGAGCTTGCTTTCCTGGCTCTGCTGCTAGAATCATGGCTTTTATTGGTGGACCTTCCACTCAAGGCCCTGGAGCTGTAAGtcttttctcttgttattCATATCCGTTACTAGAAACTCAGTGCTACTGCTTGCTGATGATCTTTCGTTGCCTTTTTCTAGATTGTTTCTCGGGAGCTTTCGGATCCTATTCGTTCTCATAAGGATATTGATAAAGATTCTGCTATGTATTACCACAAAGCTGTTGAATTCTATGAGATGCTTGCGAAACAACTTGTTCATCAAGGTCATGTTCTTGATGTTTTTGCTAGTTCTGTTGATCAGGTGATTCTGTGGAAATATCTGTCATTGTTAGTACtgtctttcttgttttgtagctatctcttttatttaatatgtGCATCTCTAGGTAGGCATTGCTGAGCTCAAAGTTGCAGTTGAGCAGACTGGTGGATTTGTCGTGCTTGCTGAAAGTTTTGGCCACTCAGTATTTAGAGATTCTCTCAAACGCGTGTGTCAGTCAGGTGAAAATGATCTAGGCTTGTCCTCATGGTAATGGCTTACCTAACTTTCAtgtatgttttctttatcgAAAATAAACAGTCTTTTGTATGCTATGTTCAGCTTCAGCGAGTTGtttcttatgatttgtttctctcttaCAGTGGTATATTTGAAATTAACTGCTCAAAGGATATCAAAGTTCAGGGAATTATTGGCCCTTGCGCATCTCTCGAAAAGGTATCATATAAAACTGTTAAAGGCATCTATTTTTCCTTCGCTTATTGTGATCAATATCTGATGATTATTTGCAGAAAGGACCGTTGTGCTCTGACACTGCCATCGGTCAGGGACACACAAGCGCATGGAAGATGTGTGGCCTCGACAACAACACTTCcatatgtttggtttttgaaattGCTAAAATAGATACAGCTGATGTTGTTTTGCAGTCGCAGAGCAATCAGTTttactttcaatttttgaCATAGTAAGGGATTGCAAGTTTTCcaactaaaattattattgCAAGTTATGGATATAATAACGTCACACACTTTCTTTACAACGCTCATGTTTCTGCAGCTATCAGCACTCAAATGGTCAAACAAGACTCCGGGTAACAACTCTTTCTAGAAGATGGGTAATGGGAACTGAAAGCTTACAGGCAAGTTTCGAGTAGTATGTTCAGAATCTATTGTGTTAAATAGGGAGTCCATTGGAAGAAGTGGGGGAAGTGATTCTTATAACGTTTAGTCGTTTAGAGGACAGCATTTATATTACCACTTCAATATTATTGGTGGGTGTAATATTTATGAGAAACGAGTTGCCACACCAGTTATATTGTGGAAACTTTATGGCTTATATCATCTTATGTTCTTTGTAATCCATTCTAAGTAGTGATTAGAAGCCACCAGGTTTGAGAATTGGTCAGTGGTTTTGTACATGGCTAGACTGATCCCGACTATGGTCATTAACTATTCCTTGGAAATTGCTATGTTAAGTATAGGAGTTGAGCAATGGTTTTGACCAAGAAGCAGCTGCTGTAGTAATGGCACGACTTATTTCCTCCAAAATGGAGACTCAGGTACTCGATGATGAGAGCTAGTTAGATTTTTTAAGCTGAATATCGGATAGATGTTATCATGTTTTAGTGTTTCTTAggtttcttatttcttcttttacagCCTGAGTTTAATCCCCAAAGGTGGGTCGATAAAGCGTTGATAAATCTATGCACCTGGTTTGGAGATTACCAGAAAGGCAATCCTTCTTCCTTTAGCTTATCTTCTCAGTTATCAATTTTCCCGCAGTTTGTGTTTCACTTGCGCCGATCTCAGTTTGTCCAGGTACTTATCCACACTGTCCCTATATGCACGATCGACTGAAATCTTTTTAACGCACAATTTTATCCTTTTGGGCTCATTTGGCTTTGCCTTTTGTAGGTCTTTAACAACAGCCCAGACGAGACAGCATATTTTCGAATGATATTGTACAGAGAGAACGTTTCTAATTCAGTCGTGATGATTCAACCTTCACtgatttctttctcattcCATTCACCGCCAGAGCCAATTCTTCTTGATGTAGCATCCATTGCAGCTGACAGAATCTTACTGTTGGATTCATACTTCACCCTTGTAATATTTCACGGCTCTACAATCGCTCAATGGCGAAAAGCTGGATACCATAATCAACCTGAACACCAGGTAACTATCATCTATCATCTTAAAAGATAATATGATACAAAGTAGTTGCCTTGTAGAGTCTGATCTTCATACAACTTGTCTTCTTTGTGCCAGGCATTTGGGCATCTGTTGCAGTCACCTCGTGACTACGCAGACACAATCATGAGTGAAAGGTTTCCCACTCCGCGTCTTGTTATATGCGATCAGTATGGTTCACAGGTACCTCACCTTATTTGCTCATGCCTCCATTATATGTAGTAACTGATTCATTCTTTGACATTGATTgcttattattgttgtttgtgGTTCTTTCTCTTGCTGTATATTTTTGCAGGCTCGTTTTCTTCTAGCAAAACTGAATCCTTGTGATGGAGATGCTCATTTTTCCGGCCAAAGTAATGTTTTCACGGATGATGTTAGCTTGTCTGTATTTCTTGATCATCTTAGACGACTCATTGTTCATTGATATGGGCCTGCCATTTAGCTACCGACTTTGCTATTTGTTGTTTACGtgagaaagtgagaaaaagaTTTAGGCAAGATTCGTTTTTTACATTGATCATACGagatcaaaaaggaaaaacaccaaaacctTGATGAAGAAGTAAAACAGATGATGTTAGCTAAACCGAGAAAGTAAAACTATCTTAAAccttgatgaagaaggaaaaacaccaaaacctTAATCTTAagtttcaaaaagaaaatcaccAAAATAACTTAAatgtaaaaaggaaaaaaagcaacaaaccCCATACTCCATATCATTCAGccacaaaatatttgtataagCGAAAATTGAAGATTGATAAAAGTTAAAGGGTCAAAACTTAATTTAGAAGAATGTACATACAATAATACAAGGGTTACCTTTTACACTATCAAAAAGGTTAAGGGGTCAAATTTGAAGGAACAGTTAAATTAAGGTCCAattattgttatttaaaaCGCTGCGTTTAGTAACTTGCTCTCCAAGGAGATCTAGCTTGTTCTACTCGCACGTGATTATAACCCATTCATAACTGTATATAGATATAGACGTCGTCCTTGTGCTTGcagagaaagataaaaacagaaaaagataaGGAACTTgcagagaaagcaaaaaagaaagaagaagcgaagaagagaaactaagATTCAGGTAACTGCAAGCTTTGAATCTCTTCATTAATTTCTTGCTTATGAATTACTTATGATCGATAATGAGGCTGGTGAGTTCTGTTTCACTGAATCCGCAgcaaattttgagaaattcgttagtttttgtttgaatctcTCTTAGGAATTTGGTCGAACACTTGGTGGATATCTTGTTTATTAGTAAATCGTTTTggaattgttgttttttgcttCGATTCAGTATCACGGGGTGTTTCTTGCTAATGATTATTGCTTTAATTTTCTTGCTGGGCTTGAGCTGATTATTTTGGTTGTTGAGAATCCGAATGGTTTTGGTTAGATGTTAGGtgaatttgtttatgtttgtgagactttagggttcttgagaCTTGAGTTTGATTATTGGATTAACATAACTGGTTTTGATAGATGTGAGGATTGCTTTGTGTAATATCTTAATTGGATCATTCGTATTCATGAgatttctttctgttttcagATGGCTTCCCAGACAAATCAAACCGTGGTGGATACCAAGAAAATCGAAACCGAGAacccgccaaaaccgcaagTGCCTGCATCATCATGCAGGAAGAGGGTGAAGGATGATAACGCCACTTTCTTTGCAAACCTCAAGGATCACATGGATGAATTCATACATGCCTCAATGGATGAACACAAGACTTGTTTCAAAAACACCATGGACAAGGTTATTTCTCAATCCTCTATATCGCTTGATGACATCGTGGATTTGGCATGCTTATGTGTTTGATTAATGTTGAAGATGCTTAGAATGCATAATTATCTCTATCTCGTTATTTAGTGTTAATCTATCTCTTAACTTATTTGGTTGGATCTCTCAGATATTCGGGAGCTTCTCCAAGGCGGAGGCAGTTGCAGAGAAGCAAATTGAGGCTAAGGAAGTGGTCGAGATTCACTCTCCTCTTCAGACAGCAGTGACTAAGTAGAGATTTTCACAACTTGTGAGCTCAGAAATAATCATGGagtgtgttttcttttttcatgtatttggGTGTTAATACTCTTAGAACCTGCTTCTATCTCTAACCCATTCTAAATCAGACAATTTGTTTCTAGACCATTGCGTTTAATCATCTATActaatatcatttaatatgCAAGTCTTTATCATTCCCTACTTAcgtattattattactttgcTATGAAAATATGACCATGGACCGCCAAACTTAAATAAAgttactgattttttttgtgggtttgGCTTGAAACTCCGTTGGActgaaattaataaaaaaaatgatcctTGAGGAAAGAAATATATCTTAGTTTCAATGTTATAGTGCTGTGTTTGTGAAACGATTAACCTTCtgtgaattatttttttgataaaattatagATTTACTTGTCCCTCAAGAAGAATGTACATACAATTGTTGTCATAAATTTTTCCCCCTTAAAACATACTATTTTTAACTTGTCCCTCAAGAATAATTCTTCTTTAGTCTAAAGGTGTGTTATTGAATCATAGATATTTGTTCATTCTTTTtgcccaaaaagaaaaggatattTGTTCATTctctaaatttaaaatctacaattgaataaagaaacaaattaacaaaaagacaaTTACCAATCTCTGTTAATTAAGTTTTAACATAAATCGATGCAATAGCTTtctaagcaaacaaaaaaaaaaaaaaaaaaaaaaagataaagacGATTCAAAAATTACACTTTACGAAGGATCAAACATAAGAGAAATATGACTCCATGGGAGTCTATCATTTATGATCCTCACTCGGAAGACGGACTATGGCATGACTCTTCCTCCCTTAAGAATTTACCACATTATGTGGATGTAAAGTTAAGTATACGTTTACATAGTTGATTATATCCATATGTTGTTAACTTAAACATTGACAAGTACTAAATTTTTACATATAGAGTCATCTATGTTTCCTAATGTAATTAACTTTACATCCACATGATTGTTATATTCCCAAATAGTTAACTACTTATACACATAGTTACTtcacttcctctgttttcctaattttcattttcaaccACAACTTAGATCTTATTGTAATGAGTTATCTTGTTTAGTAACAGCCAGACACAACTCAGGAGTATCAAAAACAATCAGAAGTGGTgtaaaacagaaccaaaataaacaatctTTTTAGAGAACAAGCTATTATGAGCTAGTTGAACAACAACATACTTATTCCAGAAAACAGTTTTATGTATTGGATTGCTACAAATGTTagacaaaaatcaacaaaagcagTGGCAGTTTACTGATAAAATCactcttaaaaaaaagaacaaaaacaacagTTCTATGGTAACAATGTcagatgagaagaagattaagatcaattcttaaaagaaaatgattaagaTCTTTTTCCTTATATATTCTCTcatcaaccaataaaaacccCTGAGCATGGAGATTCTCCATTTCCTAAGTTCTTTATTCAAAGATTCcgagaaacaagaaaataaaaagaactcTACTGTTATAGGCTGCTACTATGGCTGATTTTGGACCAGGCTTGTGTCTGTGGATACTTTTTTCCCTCAAATGGGACTAGCTCTTATGGATTCCTGGTGATAATATgccatttccttcttttgcGTAAAGTTTGTCCGAATCCAATTTTGTAAAGGGATCATTCTTTTGTTGATAATAATATCTCACCACTATCCTCGAAAATCCTTCGAAAACATTTTGAGCTACAGAAACTTCCATTATAGAGTGATTACTTCAGGTTCGGGTTCTTTTCCAAGTTGCAAAAGGAGAGCAACCACTAGGAGAGGAATCAGAATacttagtttttgtttcttgctaGATTTGGGGATAAGGGTTCCAAATATCAACagtaattttgtaacaaattaaaatgCTTACTCTTTTACCTTCCTTTTCATACAGATTCCTTGTAAGCTACTCCGGGTAAATTCTCAGCAATGATCACTCAAGACCTGGAGATATCAGAATAAAACCCTCAAGCGTTTACTGATGCAACTATTCATAGtgagaaagtaaaaataacCATCTTgctcaacaacaaaataatcgACCTTATGAACTCAAGATTATCGTTTTCACAGCTAAAGAATTTACCTAAACTTATGACTTAAATGTGGGGAAAGTGTTCCTTTTTTACCATTTCAATACCTAGGCAAAGAAGGTCGCTGTGAAGCATCGTGACGATGAGAATATCAGTAGTGCCCCAATGCCTACTAGCAGAATTTCTTGGCAACTTGCAATCTATTATCTCTCTGGAATATATTGTGCCCCAAGGCCTCATTATTGTTaagattctttctctgtttaaaGTTTTCCTTCTCGATAAGAAGTTTCGCCGCCCCTACCCTGAAACCAAACCATGACATCTTAGAAACAGAACCATCCATTATCATAActagaataaaaatatcttaataaTATAAGTGCTTATATTGGCATATATCCAGAAAGAGAgcaaattaaagtatcataAGACCTATACACGTAAAGGAATATCATCTTACTTAGCAAAACTAATAACATTTAGTGAAATGGATAAACACTATTATCAAGAAAGATCCGAGAAGTATGGTTCTTAAATAGCTTTACTTTAAAAAGTGTGTAGACAATAACTTTATATAGTCTTGTGGTCTTTTGATAACAAACCTGATTCAATAGTGATAAGATATGAGTATGGTCCTCCATCTCCCATGGGACTTTGAATCACCTGTGTTTCCGAGAGAGGGAAAATCTTGAGACTTTAAATCAAAATGTCAACTTTATTATgaactaaaaatcaaacaacaagTGGATCATTAATGAACAACCTTTGTTgcatgaaaagaaaatcttcaaatcttttaaagaatgaaacaaaatgcTCACTTTCTgagataaaaccaaacaacaagTGGACCATTTATGCATGTTGTCTTTTTGCCAAGTATGTATATTATTAGTCCTATTGTGCATTATTTAGCAACCTAATTTAGTTATATGACAATAATCTATTTGCCCATCCCAACCCTGGATTCTTACCAAACAAGGTAATTAAAGTGTTCATGTGAAACATTaatgtttgtattttgtaataCGACAACTTTTGGTTCCCGCCCATATTCAATAATGCAGACACTaaagaacagaagaaacaatttGAATATCCACCAAGAAAAGTGattatttaacaaattaacaacCAAGAATCTACATTAGACAATATATGACCAAGAAAAACACAGTTGCCTAACTTCAAGGAGATGGACCCAACAagccaaggaaaaaaaaaggtaggTAAACAATGTTGacgtttatttttttcaacaacaagaaaacacagaaaaaTGTCGATGATTGTACGGAAAGATCATCAATACAGCTAGATAAATTGATATGGTTTTCATGGCAGAGAATCTCAAGGTAAAGCTCTGCCCCCACTTTTCTTTAAGAATTCTTCTTATACAAGAGAATATATGACTTATGGTGAACACACGAAAAGCTCCAACTTTGTGTTTGTGGATACAAATTAATCCTCACaatgtttcaaaatcactGAGATTTTTGATAAGAAGGAAATCTGATTAGTCAATGAAAATCATCTGTCAATAGAGACTTGTCCCTAACTTTCAACCAAAGACTTGTAATTTTCCGCGAGCACGTGAGCTTTGTGCTCTGATTAGAGACCAGACTGTTCCATGAATTAAGTACCATAGGTAGAGAGATTTTCCTAACTATTTATTACCtaaactgtttctttttgacaaGAAGCTTAATCTAGAGAATGACGTCATAACCACTAATTGggaaagaaaagtaaacatATTAGTTATAACATTTATAGAAAAG
It encodes the following:
- a CDS encoding marker for oxidative stress response protein (unknown protein; BEST Arabidopsis thaliana protein match is: unknown protein (TAIR:AT3G05570.1); Has 75 Blast hits to 75 proteins in 11 species: Archae - 0; Bacteria - 0; Metazoa - 0; Fungi - 0; Plants - 75; Viruses - 0; Other Eukaryotes - 0 (source: NCBI BLink).) — its product is MASQTNQTVVDTKKIETENPPKPQVPASSCRKRVKDDNATFFANLKDHMDEFIHASMDEHKTCFKNTMDKIFGSFSKAEAVAEKQIEAKEVVEIHSPLQTAVTK
- a CDS encoding Sec23/Sec24 protein transport family protein (Sec23/Sec24 protein transport family protein; FUNCTIONS IN: transporter activity, zinc ion binding; INVOLVED IN: intracellular protein transport, transport, ER to Golgi vesicle-mediated transport; LOCATED IN: COPII vesicle coat; EXPRESSED IN: 22 plant structures; EXPRESSED DURING: 13 growth stages; CONTAINS InterPro DOMAIN/s: Sec23/Sec24, helical domain (InterPro:IPR006900), Sec23/Sec24 beta-sandwich (InterPro:IPR012990), Sec23/Sec24, trunk domain (InterPro:IPR006896), Zinc finger, Sec23/Sec24-type (InterPro:IPR006895), Gelsolin domain (InterPro:IPR007123); BEST Arabidopsis thaliana protein match is: Sec23/Sec24 protein transport family protein (TAIR:AT4G14160.2); Has 1585 Blast hits to 1570 proteins in 246 species: Archae - 0; Bacteria - 0; Metazoa - 525; Fungi - 514; Plants - 334; Viruses - 0; Other Eukaryotes - 212 (source: NCBI BLink).), producing the protein MAEFGELEAQDGVRMPWNIIPVATKKEQSIDSEVPVSAIYTPLKPLRSQSLLLPYSPLRCRTCRSVLNPYSVVDFSACNWGCPFCFNRNPFPLNYSSVADNNLPPELFPHSTTVEYLCDSFSSPSPPVFLFVVDTCLISEELDFLKSSLFQALDLLPDTSILGLITFDSLVRVYELGFPHCTKSYFFHGNKDCTKDQLLDQLSFFVKNPKPSSGVIAGARDGLSSDDIARFLLPASDCHFTLHSVLEELGNSPWPVAADHRPARCTGVALRIAASLLGACFPGSAARIMAFIGGPSTQGPGAIVSRELSDPIRSHKDIDKDSAMYYHKAVEFYEMLAKQLVHQGHVLDVFASSVDQVGIAELKVAVEQTGGFVVLAESFGHSVFRDSLKRVCQSGENDLGLSSCGIFEINCSKDIKVQGIIGPCASLEKKGPLCSDTAIGQGHTSAWKMCGLDNNTSICLVFEIAKIDTADVVLQSQSNQFYFQFLTYYQHSNGQTRLRVTTLSRRWVMGTESLQELSNGFDQEAAAVVMARLISSKMETQPEFNPQRWVDKALINLCTWFGDYQKGNPSSFSLSSQLSIFPQFVFHLRRSQFVQVFNNSPDETAYFRMILYRENVSNSVVMIQPSLISFSFHSPPEPILLDVASIAADRILLLDSYFTLVIFHGSTIAQWRKAGYHNQPEHQAFGHLLQSPRDYADTIMSERFPTPRLVICDQYGSQARFLLAKLNPCDGDAHFSGQSNVFTDDVSLSVFLDHLRRLIVH